The following coding sequences lie in one Candidatus Brocadia sp. genomic window:
- a CDS encoding sigma-54-dependent Fis family transcriptional regulator — protein sequence MKTILLVDDEISVVESLRLILKDNYKVISTNSGKEALKILDKERIDLVLLDLRMHEMDGIELLRRLQPSYHETGVVVLTAVNDVKSVVEAVKLGALDYIVKPFEIEEIKITIEKALEFKSLTREVRYLRSEFRYHSIDRLIHGHSRMMEYIIDIVSRVSRVDSTVLLRGESGTGKELVARAIHFDSNRRENPFIVVSCPNLAGDLLEAELFGHEKGSFTGAYERRLGKFEIAEGGTIFLDEISEINLPLQAKLLRVLQEKEFSRVGSHSVIKSDVRIIAATNKDLEAMIKDGRFREDLYYRINVVPIYLPPLRERTEDIPQLVEHFFNIFRKECHAKTEFISKEAVDALSKYHWPGNVRELKNIMERTIALYGNETTLLPEYLPSEITGISGNLQRVKANINWRISLEDEVARVEKQLIEQALQKSGGVKSKAAKLLGTTRRIINYKMQKYGIRDSGN from the coding sequence ATGAAAACCATATTGTTAGTTGATGACGAAATCAGTGTTGTAGAGTCCCTGCGGCTTATCTTAAAAGACAATTATAAGGTTATAAGCACGAATAGTGGAAAAGAGGCCTTAAAGATACTGGATAAAGAACGCATAGATCTCGTGCTGCTTGATTTGAGGATGCATGAAATGGATGGGATAGAACTGCTAAGGAGATTGCAACCCTCTTATCATGAGACAGGCGTAGTGGTATTGACTGCTGTAAATGACGTCAAATCGGTTGTTGAGGCTGTGAAGCTAGGCGCTTTAGATTATATTGTGAAACCATTTGAAATTGAGGAAATCAAGATAACTATTGAAAAGGCATTGGAGTTTAAAAGTTTAACCAGGGAAGTTCGTTATCTCCGCTCGGAATTTAGATACCATTCCATAGACAGGTTAATCCACGGGCACAGTCGAATGATGGAGTATATAATTGATATAGTTTCCAGGGTATCACGGGTGGATTCAACGGTCCTTTTAAGGGGAGAAAGCGGAACGGGCAAGGAATTAGTGGCGCGTGCGATACACTTCGACAGCAACCGGCGAGAGAATCCGTTTATTGTTGTAAGTTGTCCAAATCTGGCAGGCGACTTGTTAGAAGCTGAACTCTTTGGCCATGAGAAGGGGTCATTTACTGGTGCATATGAAAGGAGATTGGGGAAGTTTGAAATAGCTGAAGGTGGTACCATATTCCTTGATGAAATTAGCGAGATAAATCTTCCTTTGCAGGCAAAACTTTTACGTGTTTTACAAGAAAAAGAGTTTTCCCGCGTTGGTAGTCATTCTGTTATAAAGTCGGATGTACGAATAATTGCCGCAACGAATAAAGATTTAGAAGCAATGATTAAGGACGGACGCTTCCGGGAAGATTTGTACTATCGTATCAACGTTGTTCCTATTTATCTACCACCCCTTCGCGAGAGAACAGAAGACATTCCACAATTAGTGGAACACTTCTTCAACATCTTTCGAAAAGAGTGTCACGCAAAAACAGAATTTATTTCTAAAGAAGCTGTGGATGCATTGTCGAAATATCATTGGCCTGGAAACGTAAGGGAATTAAAAAATATAATGGAAAGAACTATTGCTCTCTATGGCAACGAGACTACCCTTCTCCCTGAATATCTACCTTCGGAAATCACGGGTATTTCTGGTAATCTTCAAAGAGTGAAAGCAAATATAAATTGGAGAATTTCCCTGGAAGATGAAGTGGCGCGGGTTGAAAAGCAACTCATTGAACAGGCGCTTCAAAAATCCGGTGGTGTGAAATCAAAAGCTGCAAAGCTCCTTGGCACTACCCGGCGCATTATTAATTACAAGATGCAAAAGTATGGAATCAGAGATTCCGGGAATTAG
- a CDS encoding response regulator, producing MHSFLVVSNDSSVCGLFKKSLNGVNIVYTARTPEEALQICLRRDIDVIFLDILLNDDGTNKFLEKLRQTNIDPPIVVLVPESQPMLSEEALRMGAYELLEKPLRKEEIQHVSQRALEKHEIRRELGFLQSQIKNLMPVGKENGLSEMACNKQTSTGDMHLTYKEVFQKFSKVLTRVHDLGKLADMTVEAMAEIFRVGRVGFMLIYRKEGLSRLYRCQGLDEVAAKNVCFDINHGTMQWLAKNHQILNKDVIDREVATNKLTMREAINMQREIELLQSQLCVPIFAHGSLSCVIALGNKVTGKTFFDEDIELLSMLAGYIGMAVENAFLYREVNLRKIRNENILENIPCGVIAINNNGKINTFNKSAAKMLKISPDDVIGKDVKHIGSIFANIILRTLKDKKTYEATEIEHPITRSAYAVSTSLLDSAGELGAIIIFSDISEIKKLQSSLSNVEKLETKIKNLETRTFSSGISHMLSNELVTQPA from the coding sequence ATGCACTCTTTTTTGGTGGTCTCAAACGATAGTTCGGTGTGTGGGTTATTTAAAAAGTCTTTAAATGGGGTTAATATCGTTTATACTGCCAGGACACCTGAAGAAGCGTTACAAATATGCCTCAGAAGAGATATTGATGTAATTTTTTTAGATATTTTATTAAATGATGATGGAACAAACAAATTCTTGGAGAAATTGAGACAAACGAATATTGACCCGCCAATTGTTGTGTTAGTCCCTGAGTCGCAGCCGATGCTATCCGAAGAAGCCCTGAGAATGGGAGCGTACGAACTCCTTGAAAAACCTCTTCGAAAAGAGGAAATACAGCATGTCTCACAGAGAGCCCTGGAAAAGCACGAAATAAGAAGAGAATTGGGTTTTCTTCAGTCTCAAATAAAAAATTTAATGCCAGTGGGGAAAGAGAATGGGTTATCCGAAATGGCGTGTAATAAGCAAACAAGTACCGGCGACATGCATCTTACCTACAAGGAAGTCTTCCAGAAGTTCTCGAAGGTATTAACGCGTGTTCACGATCTTGGGAAACTTGCCGATATGACAGTTGAGGCAATGGCAGAGATATTCAGGGTGGGCAGGGTAGGCTTTATGCTGATATATAGAAAGGAGGGCCTAAGCCGGCTATACCGTTGCCAGGGTCTGGATGAGGTAGCCGCTAAAAATGTGTGCTTCGATATTAATCACGGAACCATGCAGTGGTTGGCCAAGAATCATCAGATATTAAATAAGGATGTTATCGATAGGGAAGTTGCAACGAACAAATTAACTATGCGTGAGGCGATAAACATGCAGAGGGAAATAGAGCTTTTACAATCGCAACTGTGCGTTCCTATCTTTGCTCATGGGAGTCTTAGTTGTGTAATCGCTTTGGGGAACAAGGTTACAGGAAAAACGTTCTTTGATGAGGATATCGAATTGCTATCCATGCTGGCAGGATATATAGGCATGGCAGTGGAGAATGCATTTCTTTACCGGGAGGTAAATCTCAGGAAAATTCGAAATGAGAATATCTTAGAAAATATCCCTTGCGGTGTAATTGCCATAAACAATAACGGTAAGATTAATACTTTTAACAAAAGTGCTGCAAAGATGCTCAAAATTTCTCCGGATGATGTAATAGGAAAGGATGTCAAACATATTGGCTCTATATTTGCAAATATTATCCTGAGAACTTTAAAAGACAAAAAAACTTATGAGGCGACTGAGATTGAGCACCCCATTACCCGTTCTGCCTATGCAGTGAGCACTTCTTTATTAGATAGCGCGGGTGAATTAGGAGCGATTATAATATTTTCAGATATAAGTGAGATTAAGAAATTGCAATCGAGCTTAAGTAATGTTGAGAAACTGGAAACGAAAATAAAGAATTTAGAAACCCGAACATTCTCATCTGGTATTTCTCATATGTTAAGTAATGAGCTTGTCACACAGCCAGCCTGA
- a CDS encoding response regulator: MEQKMKPASILVIDDDLGVRESLRMILKEKYSISATSSIDEALNSLNNIKPEMIFLDIKMPRANGLDFLKQMRSVNATIPIIMITAFPSTQTTITALRNGAFDYIIKPFQPSEILAVTEKALSHHIELSEKDRLVENLRMAVQQNFFSTAEALLLAIDAKDSYTAGHSKRVSQLFAFVAEELGIHKSRIEVLRYGAFLHDIGKIGVGDVVLAKPSFLTEEEFLVMKRHSEIGYKILEPIDFLKECLPIVRHHHEWYNGNGYPDRLKGDEIPFEASILSIVDAYDALTTDRHYHKKYSHQKAFEIIREGIYIQFVPALTEKILTIIARYRELCTRDEQGEES, encoded by the coding sequence ATGGAACAAAAAATGAAACCGGCAAGCATACTTGTAATCGATGACGACCTTGGTGTAAGGGAGTCATTAAGAATGATTTTGAAGGAAAAGTATTCCATTTCTGCCACGTCAAGCATTGATGAAGCCCTTAACAGCCTAAACAACATAAAGCCAGAAATGATTTTCCTCGACATAAAAATGCCCAGGGCAAACGGTCTGGATTTTTTGAAGCAGATGCGTTCTGTAAATGCTACAATTCCAATAATCATGATCACGGCATTCCCTTCTACACAAACCACTATTACAGCCTTACGAAATGGTGCGTTTGATTATATAATCAAACCCTTTCAACCTTCTGAAATCCTTGCAGTAACGGAAAAGGCCTTAAGCCATCACATCGAATTATCGGAAAAAGACAGGTTGGTGGAGAATCTGAGAATGGCTGTTCAACAGAATTTTTTTTCAACCGCAGAAGCCCTTTTGCTTGCCATAGATGCCAAAGACTCCTATACAGCGGGTCACTCGAAAAGAGTGTCTCAGCTGTTTGCCTTTGTAGCTGAAGAACTGGGTATTCATAAGTCACGAATTGAAGTGTTGCGATACGGTGCATTCCTTCATGATATAGGAAAGATTGGGGTTGGTGACGTTGTACTGGCAAAACCGAGCTTCCTTACAGAGGAGGAATTTCTTGTCATGAAGCGTCATTCGGAGATAGGTTATAAAATTCTTGAGCCTATAGATTTCTTAAAAGAATGCTTACCCATAGTACGTCACCATCATGAATGGTATAACGGTAATGGCTATCCTGATCGCCTGAAAGGAGATGAAATTCCCTTTGAGGCCAGTATTCTCTCGATAGTAGATGCTTATGATGCGCTAACTACCGACAGACATTACCATAAAAAATATTCCCATCAGAAGGCATTTGAAATTATCCGGGAAGGGATATATATTCAATTTGTGCCTGCCTTAACTGAAAAAATACTTACCATCATCGCCAGATACCGCGAATTATGCACGAGAGATGAACAGGGAGAAGAATCATAA
- a CDS encoding transporter, with the protein MKRLAFVCAIFLLFSFRSACATAQIASGFHNPVFSALALAQGNAFVARADDASAIAFNPAGLTQLERPQISLGSCFVLPSVEYHGNGISEDMDTGINIIPNLFFATPILGNKVAAGLGITVPYGLQGEWDEDGFSRYVITDFELTIININPTITFKPFSFLSIGAGLDYYYADSNQESRIPPLVSGAPEGFRDLEMNGDAFGYNAGILCNITPQHSIGISFRSKADIGFDGNLELSGLPAAVTGFDRFDSDTSTTATIPEMLSFGYAYRQGNLWSIEADVQWTNWSRFDVLGIDLDPPNPLLGTEIEDVRKWHDTWGFALGGEYKFSETLKARGGYAFHESPVPSETFEPSVPQSSRHALFTGLGYGWGKKGNKWVDLAYGVVFYENRKIDNTVGDALGGPIDGRYDLITHLIAINFNYRF; encoded by the coding sequence ATGAAGCGACTTGCTTTCGTTTGCGCCATTTTCCTTTTGTTCTCCTTCAGGTCTGCCTGCGCCACTGCACAGATTGCTTCGGGATTCCACAATCCTGTCTTTAGCGCTCTGGCGCTCGCACAGGGAAACGCTTTTGTAGCCCGTGCAGACGATGCATCTGCAATCGCATTTAATCCAGCTGGGCTAACACAATTAGAAAGACCTCAGATTTCATTGGGTTCTTGTTTTGTCCTCCCTTCAGTAGAATATCACGGCAATGGTATCAGTGAAGATATGGATACAGGTATAAACATCATACCAAATTTATTTTTTGCCACTCCCATCTTAGGAAATAAAGTAGCCGCTGGTTTGGGCATAACAGTTCCTTACGGACTCCAGGGTGAATGGGACGAAGATGGATTTTCACGGTATGTAATAACGGATTTTGAATTGACTATTATTAACATCAACCCCACCATTACTTTTAAACCTTTCTCTTTTCTTTCGATCGGCGCAGGACTTGATTACTATTATGCCGATTCCAATCAGGAAAGTCGCATACCCCCTTTAGTATCAGGCGCTCCTGAGGGATTTCGGGATCTTGAAATGAATGGCGATGCCTTTGGGTATAATGCCGGAATACTCTGTAATATCACGCCACAACACAGTATTGGTATTTCTTTCCGAAGCAAGGCAGATATAGGCTTTGATGGTAATCTGGAACTCAGCGGATTACCCGCTGCAGTAACCGGCTTCGATCGTTTTGATTCAGATACCAGCACAACTGCCACAATACCGGAGATGCTTTCTTTTGGTTATGCGTATAGACAGGGGAATCTTTGGAGTATTGAAGCAGACGTCCAGTGGACCAACTGGTCACGTTTTGACGTTCTCGGAATTGACCTTGATCCGCCAAATCCCCTCCTTGGAACAGAAATTGAGGATGTTCGGAAATGGCATGATACCTGGGGTTTTGCGCTGGGTGGAGAATATAAATTCTCTGAAACACTGAAAGCGAGAGGAGGTTATGCCTTCCATGAGTCCCCCGTTCCGAGTGAAACCTTTGAGCCCTCTGTCCCTCAGAGTAGCCGGCATGCATTGTTTACAGGACTTGGATACGGTTGGGGAAAAAAGGGAAACAAATGGGTAGACCTCGCTTACGGTGTGGTATTTTACGAAAACAGGAAGATAGATAATACCGTTGGAGATGCTCTTGGAGGACCTATAGATGGACGCTACGACCTCATTACCCATCTTATTGCAATAAATTTTAACTACAGATTCTAA
- a CDS encoding competence/damage-inducible protein A, translating to MHVSICGKIKFENCSMTTAEIITIGTEIILGQIVDINAPYVAKSLIEKGIQVLFQTSVRDDKELLKSVLKIAGDRASLIITTGGLGPTANDITREAVSELFGVPLVSDKEASIRIRKYLESQHGNMLDGYMKQALIPEGALIICNDNGTATGFVLQYDNKIIVCLPGVPGEMQSMMNKYLEIYHKQRKSDEGCTLTRNVHTFGISERAVEDRVKDYMATEGQRKAMTLVHDGIVTINILATATEKENTVKILDRAEQDIRKKLGHAIFGVGDETLEHAVVLLLKKCNKTIAVAESCTGGLVSDKLTNIPGISEFFLEGVVAYSNKAKIDLLDVPEELILKHGAVSPEVAKAMAEGIKKRALTNIGVGITGIAGPAGATKGKPVGLVYIAIAGDSFDEVKECQFRGSRIDIKIFSANTALNMIRIKLLNVC from the coding sequence CATGTTTCCATTTGTGGCAAAATAAAATTTGAGAACTGCTCTATGACGACAGCAGAAATTATTACTATAGGAACCGAAATCATACTGGGGCAGATTGTGGATATAAACGCTCCGTATGTTGCAAAAAGTTTAATTGAAAAAGGAATTCAGGTACTCTTCCAGACATCCGTTCGTGACGATAAAGAATTATTGAAATCTGTCTTGAAGATTGCCGGAGATCGGGCAAGCCTGATTATTACAACAGGAGGATTAGGCCCCACGGCAAATGACATAACCCGCGAAGCCGTATCAGAACTTTTTGGCGTTCCACTGGTATCCGACAAAGAAGCCAGTATTCGTATCAGGAAATATCTGGAGAGTCAACACGGAAATATGCTGGATGGATATATGAAGCAGGCCTTAATCCCTGAAGGCGCCCTTATAATCTGCAATGACAATGGGACTGCAACGGGGTTTGTCCTTCAGTACGATAACAAAATAATCGTCTGTTTACCAGGTGTTCCGGGAGAAATGCAGTCCATGATGAATAAATATTTGGAGATTTATCACAAACAACGCAAGTCAGATGAAGGATGTACATTGACAAGAAACGTACATACCTTTGGTATTTCCGAGCGTGCTGTGGAAGACAGAGTAAAAGATTACATGGCAACAGAAGGACAAAGGAAGGCAATGACATTGGTACACGATGGCATTGTAACAATAAATATCCTTGCAACTGCAACAGAAAAAGAAAATACTGTAAAAATTTTAGACAGGGCAGAGCAGGATATTCGAAAGAAACTTGGTCATGCAATATTTGGAGTTGGTGACGAGACACTAGAACATGCAGTTGTCCTGCTCCTGAAAAAATGTAACAAGACGATTGCCGTCGCTGAATCCTGTACTGGGGGACTGGTTTCAGACAAACTCACGAACATTCCGGGAATTTCTGAATTTTTTTTGGAAGGTGTTGTTGCTTATAGTAATAAGGCGAAGATTGATCTGTTGGATGTTCCAGAGGAGTTAATCCTGAAGCACGGTGCGGTGAGTCCAGAGGTGGCAAAAGCCATGGCTGAGGGTATAAAAAAGAGGGCTTTGACAAACATTGGTGTCGGTATCACAGGGATTGCGGGACCTGCTGGTGCTACAAAGGGAAAACCTGTGGGTTTAGTCTATATTGCCATAGCAGGGGATAGTTTTGATGAGGTAAAAGAATGTCAGTTCAGAGGTTCCAGGATAGATATTAAAATTTTTTCGGCAAATACTGCATTGAATATGATACGTATCAAATTGCTGAACGTCTGTTAG